The genomic interval CTATTTTTTTAACAGAAGAATATCTTGAATATCAGCTTCAATAGTTTTTTTCGGATTTTCAATTATTCTTCCTAATTCCACACCGTCTTTTTCAAAAATAAAAGTCGGAACACGTTTAATATTGTATTTTTCTATCAGGTCATTATCCAACTTTTTTTTTCTGTCAACGGCCCATAAAATAGTTTTAAAATGGCTATTTCCTTTTATTGCTTTAAAAAATTTTGGAACATTTCTTCTACTATCACCACACCATGTTCCTAAAAAAATATATATATTTATATCTTTGTCATATCCTTGAATGTTTTTTAATTCTTCTTCATTGGGCTTATATACGTTTTCTTGTTCCAGCCATACAGGGTAATCGAAATATAATTGCTCTTTATTTATCTGGCCATAAAGTAGCTCTGTATTATTCTTTGTGATTTTTTTTGATGTCATTTGTGCAGTACAAGAAAAAAGAAAAATCAGGCTAATCAATATTCGTCGTGTCATTAACCACCTCTTGTTTATTAATAATCTTTTTGCGAATATCTCTAATACCTTCAGGGGTTACCGCCATATAACTAATAACTTCGCCTTCATTTCCAAGTGCACCTTTATTTTCACCATTTATATTAAACTCAAGCCCGGAAGCATTACCTATTAAAAATTGGACCACTGAGTCAGCAGAAATATTAATCGTATTTCCTGTGTAAAGCGTATATTCCAAAGTATCTTTTTTGTCTTTGATGAAACGCAACCAGGTCGTATCAACTGCAGATACATCTATAATAACATTGCTGGTATTATTTATTTCTCTTGTTACTTCTTTTACCGAATCAATTTTTGCCTGTTCTTTAGCTTCTATTTCCGCAACAATTTTTCTAACAGGCAATTCTTTTACTTTCTCTTCAGAGCTATCACCTGTCAGTTTGGAGTTCCATGCAAGAAACCCCAGAATGATTACAATTAAAACAACAGGACCTGCAAAAAACAGGGTACGTAAATTGAAAATGGAATTATTTTTTTCACGCGTTGTTTTTATTCGTTGAATTGTTGTTGTTGGAGTAGGATAATAAATTTCTTTACGTAAAGCTTTAAACTCTGCCAAATACTTTTCAGGTTCATCTACATTTAGATATGAAATGTAAGTTTGAAAAAAAAGTTTATCATAAACCTCAGGTATTTTTTCAAACTCACCAGATTCAATTGCCTCTAAATAGGAAAGTTGAATCCGGCTATCCTGAGCAATTGTTTTTAATGAAATATTTTTTTTGAGCCTGATTTTTTTTAAGTGCTCAAATAAGTTCCCATATTCTTCATTCTGTTCCATCAGATACCTCAAAATCTTTTATTCTAAGCTGGATAGTTACCTGTCCATGCCAATTACTTTCTTCGATTACATAAGCACAATTAATTTTTATATTCTCCTGTTCAAGAACCGATTGATATTTTGCCATATTAAACGCAATTGCATCAATTACAACTCCATTTTGTTTTACTTTAAATTTTAAGTGATTTCCACCAATAATAATAATATTCCCGGAGATATCAATGTTTTTTGTAACAAAAACAGGCCTCATATTCTTTGGTCCAAAAGGGGCTAACCAATCGAGCCATTTTAAAAAAGATCCGGTAAACTCATTTAAAGAAACAAAAGAATCAATATTTAAAGTTGGCAGGCTATTATTAACATCAACTGTATTTGTTGCTATCTCATTTATTTTTTTTCGAAAAATATCTATTTTACCGGCCTCAATGGTTAAACCGGCTGCACATTCATGTCCGCCATAAGAAATTAAATACTCTGAAAGATTATTACAGGCATCAAAAATACTAAAATTTGCTTTGGATCGGGCTGATCCTTTGCCTATTCCATCATTGATGGATATTAAAACTGCAGGGCGGTTATATTTCTCCAATATTCTCGAAGCAATAATCCCCAAAACCCCCAGATGCCAGTTTTCTTTTGCTAATACAAGAACACAGTCTTTTTCAAGATTGTGATCTCTGGCTATCTGTTCTTCTGCCTCCTTCAAAGTTTCTTCGTCAATATCTTTCCGGCGTTTGTTTTCAGAATCTAAAATCTGGGCAATATTTTTTGCCTGTTGCGGACTTGACGATGTTAATAAATGAACTGCTTTCTTTGCATTTGAAATCCGCCCAACAGCGTTTAACCTTGGTGCAAGCAAGAATACAATCAAATTAACAGTTATTTTTTGTTTTACCAAACCACACGTTTTTAACAAAGCCTCAATTCCATAACTTGGTTTAGAATTTATTAATTCAAGCCCATATTTTACCATTGTCCTGTTTTCAAACCTCAAGTCAACAATATCGGCCGCTGTTCCTAAAGCAACAAGATCAAGAAATTGATATAAAAAATCTTTTTCAATTTGTAAAACTTCGCAGAGTCCTTGAAGTAATTTAAAAGCTACGCCACATCCAGCAAGCTCTTTAAATGGATATTTACATTCTTTTAATTTGGGATCCAATATTGCAAAAGCATCTGGTTTTTCAGCTACCAATTCATGATGATCGCAAATTATTGTATCTATTCCTTTTAATTGTGCATAAGCTATTTCATTATTTGCTGTTATACCACAATCAACAGTAATGATTAACGATGTTTTCTTTTTTACAGCTTTTTCTATTCCTGCAATTGAAAGTCCATAGCCTTCGGACAACCTGTCAGGAATATAAAAATCAACTTTTCCACCCAAACTATGAATTGCCTGATACAGTATCGATACAGAGGTTACTCCATCAACATCATAGTCTCCATAAATAAGTATCTTTTCACCTGATTCAAGTGCGGCAACAACCCTGTCCACAGCCCGCTGCATTCCATTCATAAGAAATGGATCATATAAATCTGAAAGCTGTGGTTTAATAAATTTTTTAAATTTGTTTTCTGAATCGATTTCTCTTTGGCAGAGAATCTGGGTTATCACTGGTGGGGGCTGTTTGTCAAAATTTGAAGTGTCTAAAACGACATCTTTGACAGGCTGGGAAATCCATTCAAATAACATTTTTGTACCAGTAAAAACCCGGGAAATGATAAGCCGAATTCTGTATCCCGCAAAACGGGACGATAGCTATTTATCTAAGTTACCTGTTGCCAGATAATTTAAGCAACCTACCCTGAAGTGTGTTTAAAAAACGCGTTAAGGGGAAAACGCACCCAATAAGGGTTCCTTCTTTATTTGGTCTTGCATCAATTCGGGTTTGTAGTACCCTTGCTGTTAAAGTATCTAAATTTAGATATTCCAATTGGAACAAGGTGGTGAGCTCTTACCTCTCCTTTTCACCCTTATCCCGATGAATCGGGACGGTATTTTTTCTGTGACACTCTCCTTCTGCAAATGCAGATTCTGATTTCTCAGAAGAATTTCCCCTTTGATGTTCGGACTTTCCTCCTTATTGCAAAGGCAGCTATCTCATTTACCCGGATATATGAAATTTATTCCGTCCACACTAAAATTCTACCACAGAATTCACATTCGTAAATCTTTTTCATTTTTCTGACTTCAACAACTTTCTGAGGTGGAATATATGAAAAACATCCACCGCAAGTTCCGTTTTCCACTTTAGCAATACCTGTACCATTACGTGCTTTACGAATTTTTTGATAAGTTGAATAAACATGCTTGCTTAAATTTTTAAGAACCTTATCACGTTTCTTTTTTAAAGAATTCTCTTCATCTGCGGTTTCGGCAAGGCTGGAATCCAATTCAACTTTATTTTCCGATAGTTCCTCTTTTATCTTTGCAATTTCAGCCTCAAGTTCATTTATTTCTTTTTCTTTCTCTTCATCAGAGGACTTTATTAAAACCAGTTCACTTCCATATTCTTTTTGCGTTTTCTGGACTGATTCAATTTCAACCGTAATTGCATCGTATTCACGATTTGTTTTTACCTGATACAGTTGCTCATTGTATTTATTTAGTTTTTCCTGAGATTCCTTTTCAAAAAGCTCAATTTCCTTAATGCGTAATTTTGAAGATTTGATATCAGATTCTATTTCTTCAAGAGAGGCTGTTTTTGATATTAGTTTCTCTTCGAACTCATTAACTATATTGGGCAAATCTCCCCTTTCTTCCATCAGCTCATCAAGCCTGTTATCCAATTCTTGTAACTCGATGAGTGCATGTAAAGTTTTTTGCACCTCTTACCCCTCCCCTTTTATATAAAAAAAGTGCACCCTATTTTTGTAGAATGCACTTTGATGTTATTTGTTTAAAACTTTTTTTTGCTTTTTTTTTGAACACTTTGAAAGCATAAAACTATCCTGATAAAATTTAAAGTGGGCCCACAGGGACTTGAACCCCGGACCATTCGATTATGAGTCGAGTGCTCTAACCAACTGAGCTATGGGCCCTAATATTCTCAAAACTCGAGCTTAGAATTTAGCCACGGGTTTTTATAAAATCAAATAAATATTGAGCCTCTTTTTTATGTTTTTATTGATAACTCAAAATGCTCATTCAGCCAAGCCTCAACTTTGTCTGGACTTACTACTATCGCCTTTCTTTGACCATGATTTTTTAGGAGGATTTCTTTATGATTAACAGAAGTATAAAGCACTTCACCTTCCACTAAATCAGGTATGATAATTGTATATTTGTAAAAAACAGAATTAAGATGTTTTGTATCAATAATATCAACATAGAAGCCAAAATATTTGAAAAACAGTGACTTAATATTCTTGTATTCTTTTTCGGGATTTTTAATAAAAATAACCAGCTCTTGAGAAAGCAATTGAGCGTCTGTGTTTTTTATTTTTGTTAGTATCAGATCCTGAACTTTTGTTTTGTAAGAAAAAGTATAAGACTTTGGAACAATAACTTTAATCTGCTTTTCAACTCTAAGTTTATCAGGAAAAACACTCAATGGTTTTATGTTCAAATTCTTTTTTGAGTCATTGAAATTTACAGAAACAGAATCTATTACATGGTTATAATGATTAGTCAAAACGCCATGCAGGTATAAATCAGTATTACTTTTTTCCAGATTTGATAAATCTAAAACCGTACCATTACTATTAAAAAATTGAAACTCTTCGATTCTATTGGTTTTAGGCACATCAATATAAGTTTTATGATATAATGATTTTTCGAAAGAATAATCAATATCAGCTATTTTACAGTCATTAATCCATTTTGCGCCTTTTATACTTACTTGATAACGCTTTCCTTTAAACAAAAACTTTAGTCTTAAATCTCCAAAGTTAACAGTAAAATTCTTCCAGGCTAATATTATTTTTAATGTAATACCTTCGTAACTAATCTTAATGAAATTTTCAAATATTAAATCGTGATGATACAAAAAAGGTTTTAAAATAATTAAGTCATTTTTGCTGTATTCTATTGACGCCTTTTTATCAATTCTAATTGGTGGGAAATTTTTGAAAGAAACAGAACAGAAATTTTTATCTCTTTTTTTTACAACCTGGTAATTGATAATATTATTAGCTAAAGAAGTGAGATTACTGCTGAGCACAAAATCAGCTAAGTCTATTTTTAGATTTTCTTTAGAAGAATCAATAAGGAAGTTATTTAAAGCCAATTTTGAATAGAGTCGATAAAGATTTAAAAAAGGAGAGTTTTGATTCTCTAATTGCGTTTCAAATTTAGCAGCAATTTTATTTTTCCACCAAAAATTATTCTTAAATACCAAAATCAATAATGCTGAAGCCTCTTCAGGAAATTCTTTGACAAAATTTTCAAAGTATAAATTTCTCGATGAGTATGATAGAGCATTCCAGCTATGTTGAATTTTATTTTTTACTAATATATTATCTGTCTGCTTCGTCGATAATAATTCACAAAAAGATAAATCTTTCTCTTTAAGGCTTTGGTTGGTGGTTACGGATTTTAGACAATTCTTTATAAAAGAATCCTGTTCTGTTTGCTGTTTAAGCAAGTTATTTATTTCTTCATGATTATTGAATAAATAGAATAATTCTCTTAAAAATAATAAAGCCATTTTGTGATCAGATCTTTGGCTATCATACTTAAATGATAAATTTCCTTCGTTCCCTATCCATGGTATTTTTGCCCATAACTCATCAATCTCCATAAGTAATTCGTTATTCTCACTTTGCAGAAAAGATAATGGGTGGATTTTTCTTTCATTTTCAAAAAGCTTTTCCAGGTAAATATTAAGCTGCAAATGAGCTGTTTTTAATTTTTCAGAATTAAATAAAATTACTTGTTCACCAGGATTAATCTCAATTTTGCTAGTTACTGGTTTAATTTTATTAGATAAATCAAAAAATTGTGCTTTATTTTTCTGTGCAGTAATTATTAAACTGTGTTTTTCTTTAGTGTTAAAATTTTGATAAACAATGAGCGTTTCTTCAAAAAACTCTATAATTGTAGTTTTGAAATTTAGAGTTACAATTTCTGAATAATAAATTCTGGATTTTGGAAATCGCCAGGATTGGGTGGTAGTTTTATTTGTTGGATTAGATTTATCAAAAGTAATTGAAAAAGTTTTAAAATTGTAGCTCTGATTTTCTTTTACATAATTGGCACTATTTTTAAAACTAATCTTAGGAGTATTTTTTTGATAAGCAAAAAGAAGGTTTTTATTGATTATGTTTTGTAGGTCATTGATAGGCGTTGTGCTTTCCATTAATTATCTACTTCAATAATGGTCTGTTAGAAATATCTGTTTATATCTACATAAAGGACAAAAATAATTAAAAACAATAAAAAGGCCATTCCAACCTGCTGAATGACAATTCTGGTTTTTATAGACAAAGGCCTGCCCATAATCCCCTCAACAACTAAAAAGGCTAAATGACCGCCATCTAGTGCCGGGATAGGCAATGTATTGAAAAATGCCAGTACTGAACTGAGCAATGCAATAAAACGGACGTAGGTAACCCAACCCCGGTTTGCTGCATCACTTAGCATTACCGCTATTGTTCCAGGTCCGCCAACCGTATCCTCAGCAGATTTCACACCTGTAACTAACAATTTCAATCCAACAAAATTCATATATATCATTTGAAATGGTTCGGCAATACCCATTTTTAAAGCTTTTGCAAAAGAGACCGGATTTTTTATTTGTTCATAATATAAGGAAACCCCTATAAGTCCATAAGACTTATCAATACCTTTGTCATCAACTGAATGAATTTTTTTAGGAGTAACCATTCCAGAGAATACTTCTTCGCCTCTTTTCCATTTAATACTTATAGAATTGTTCGCATTCTTCTTAATTATCTCTGTCATTTCACCCCAATTTGAGATTGCTTTGTCATCTAATTCAATAATCGTATCTCTAGGTTTGAGGCCGGTTTTTTCAGCAGGATCACCCGGCGTTACTTCTCTCACAGTTGCCGGAAAAATAGGAGAAATATTCAACATCTCACTATTCTTTTCTGATATCCATTCTTTCTTATAAAATAAAGTTGTTGTTTCATTGTCTCGTAATACTTCAAACTCAATATCATTTTCAATATTATTAAAAAAAGCATAAGATAGTTGTTTCCAAGTATCAATATATTCGTTGTTGATTTTGATAATTTTGTCGCCATCTAAAAAGCCTATCTTTTGTGCTATCCCGGATTCTCCCTGAACTTTAAGATTTGTAATAGGAGTAACTATTTCGCCCTGTGAATAATTTACAAAAGTGTATAAACCAATCGCTAAAAGCAGGTTCATAATTACACCTGCCGAAATGATGATTATACGTTTCCAGACAGGTTTTGAGCTGTATTCATCCTCAGCACCTGATATTTCGGAATCCATGTTTTCATCAATAAAACCGGCCATTTTCACATAGCCTCCAAGAGGTATTGCTCCAATGGAAAATTCTGTGTCTCCCACTTTTTTGCTCAATATTGTTGGAGGAAATCCTATGGAAAACTTTTCTACACGTACACCCATCCAACGTGCAGCAAGATAATGACCAAGTTCATGAATTAATACGAGGATACTAAATGCAAATATTACTGCGACAATACCTAAAAACGACATTCTTTTTCTTTCTTTTTATTATTATTACTGCGGTAACTCAAATCTTTCATAATTGTTTCAAACAAATTATAAAATCAACCTTAATCCGGCGCTAATCGATTTATAATCACCAAAATTATACTCAGCATTTAAGTTAAAAATCAATATGGAAAAATTTATACCTAATTGATACCTAATTTCTTCCAATCCTGGGATTGAAATATCCACTTTATCACCAGTACCTGGATCGCTGACGTTTGTTACATTATTAATATATCCTGCACCACCGTACGCTTCTATTGGTAACACACTAATTCTTTTTGAGCCTACAATATTCATAGAAAACACAGCGCCTTCAATATAATCATCAACTCCGTATTTTTGATAAACAGCTAAAACACCAATATTAAACGGTATCGGGGATATAGAAAACAAGTTTTCCAGCTCGTATTTTATCCCAACACCATAAATTGTGATTTTACCAACTTTTTTATCTTTCCATTCGGAATAGCGTAAAAGCAGGTTGGTATTATCACCAACACCAATATTTAATTGCAAAACCGGGATATTGAATGAATTAATATCCAATCCCTTGATTCCTGATGAATCATCTAAAGTCTTGCCAAAAACGGTTACCGACTGCAGTGAATCTGTCCCAAACGTTTTTTCACTTTGTGCTATTGGGGTTGTTATATAATTAATACCTAAATCAAAATGCGGAAACTTATATGCTTTTGCACTGAAGTAGGATGAGCTGGCAAGTGTTGCACCGAAAGCATTTGACAATGGTGTTAAATAGCCTTTTAAACTCGTTTCATTGTTATTTAAAAAAAATCTGCTAATATCATTTTCCAATACCTGTCCACTTACTGGAGAACAAATCACAAAAAATGCAATAATAGCTTTTAGAATAATTACTTTCACTACCCGTCTCTGAAATTCAAAATGACTATATAGAAAAAAAGCCCCGTAAAGGGGCTTATATTAAAAACACTTACCTTTAAATTGAAATACCGTATCCAACGCCGGCAGCTAAATTACTACCTCTGCCACCAACTTCTACCTTAAAACCAAAAAGGGCTAACCCAGCCGCAAACCTAAACCCTGTAGAATCGAGCGTACCTGTTATTTCGTTTGGAACTACTACGCCATTAGTAACGATCGCCTGGTTCCAGGTCATATCTGTTGAGCCTAGTTCAACTCCAAGTTTTCCATAAATTCGGGCAACAACTAGGTCATAGCTCATCATTGCGCCAATGTTTATTGTAGAAAAGTCAAGGTTAATTCCGGTCTTAACATCTCCTGTTACGCCTTGTACAGTTACTGAATTTGTCTCAGTTGCACCAAAAGTCATTGTATTATAATCTGCAAATAAAGCTGTAGCTGGAAATGCAGGTACAGGAATTAAATCTGTAATTTCATATTTTAAACCAAAGCCTAATACTTTAACATTTGCACCAGACATTTCTAATTCAGGTAAAAAACGTCCGTAAGCTTCAAAGCCGGCAGTACCAAATCCAAGCTGTATGCCTGCACCACCGGGAAAATATAAATCATCATCAATACCGATTGCTTCATTTTTTTCTATACTTCCAACACCAAAAAACACACCGGCGCTAAAACGAAAAACAGATGGTCCAGAAGCATCAGTCCAATCTAATACGCTCATTCCTGCATGAATCCCATTATTAAAATCTTCAAATTCACTTTCTAAATCTTTTACGGATGAGTATTCGGTCAAATCCAAATCTACCTGGGCGAAAGAAACTCCAGATATTAAAAGTAAAATTAGTAGTGAGTGTAAAAATTTATACATAAAAATCCTCCGTGTGTATATTTATGTTTAGCTGCGCAAATATAAGGTTTAGACAATTAAAATAGCAAATAGAGTAAATTATAAAATTACAAATATTTAGCTCTGATATTGGTTCGGGATAAATAACTGACTATTAAATTTTTCCGCCTCTTTTTTTTCTGATTTTGTGGGATATTTATAATGTATTGGTATTTTATATTTATCGAAAAAAGATTCTGATAAAGCAGATGAAATTTCGACTTCACTTATTTTTTTTTTGTTAATATTTTCAAGATTAGTTGAATTGTGTTTTAAAAGTTCTGTCTGTCCCTCTTTATTGCCTGAATCTGTTCTAATATAATTGATAATTTTTTCATGTTCTCTACCAATAATTATTGAGCCGTGTTGCAAAATCGATTTTTTGTAGATTTTTTGAGCACTTCCAACTACTTTTTTCCCTTTTAACTGGATTTCACTTTTGGCAGCCCTGTTAAAGCAGGCAAATGTACTATCACCTTTGTTTAAATAGTTATTATCTTTTTTAGTAGTAGAAAGCGCCACATCAAAACCAATATCTTTTAAAGCCCCGGCCAATAGAATATGAAATATCTCATATATTTCATGATGTGTAATATAACCCCTTGGGATAATAAAACTGTATGTCAGTTCCTGAGCATGTAAAATGGCACTGCCACCGGTTGGTCTTCGAACAATATCTATTTTGTTTTTGTCAATGGCTTCAATATCAACATTATTTAAATTTTGGTGGCGCCCAAGTGAAAGGCAGAAAGGATTCCAGCCATAAAATCTTAGTATTGGTTTTTGGTCATGGCCAACCTGTTCAGCAAATAACAGATCCAAAGCCATATTTTCTAAACCTGTAAAATATTGAAATGGGATTACACGAAGAGAAGTAAACGGAAGCATAACTTAACGTATAATACCTCTGTCACATGATTTGAGAAAATCAACAAGATGCATAACTTCTGGAGTGTCAGAAAATTTTTCTGAAATGAGCTTAATTGCTTCTTTTGTAGTATTATTCTGGCGATATAATATTTTATATGCCTCTCGGATTGCAGAAAGTGAGTCCGCAGAAAATCCACGCCTTTGCATACCAATTTTATTTAAACCTGCAAATTTTAATGGTTCTCCCATTGCCAAAATATATGGAGGAACATCTTTAGGGATTCTCAATCCACCGCCAATAAAGCTTTGCGTGCCTATCTTTACAAATTGATGTACGGGAGTTAATCCACCAATTCCAACAAAATCTTCGATTATAACATGCCCGGCAAGGTTAACTGAATTTGCAAGAACAACATTATTCCCAATTTGACAATCATGGGCCACATGGGCGTAAGCCATAATTAAACAGTTGTCACCTATCCGGGTGTAATAGCTATGGGTCGTTGCCCTGTTTAACGTTGCAAATTCGCGTATCGTTGTATTGTTGCCAATCTGCAAGAATGTTTTTTCATCTTCAAATTTCAAATCCTGCGGATCTGTGCCTAAAACAGCGCCTTTGGATATTTTACATCCTTTACCCAACTCTGTACCACTGGAAATTAAAACATGTGATGCTATTTGACAGCCATCGTTAATTTTTACATCATTTTCAATTATTGAATATGGCCCAATAGAAACGTCATTTCCAATATCAGCATTTTCACTAACAATGGCACTGGGATGAATCTGTGTCATTTTTCTCCTATTTATCAACTACGGCGGCCATCATTTCAGCCTCACACACAAGCTGCCCTTTTACAAATGCTTTACCTGCCATTTTAAACATGCTACGCCTGCCTTTTATCATTTCTAATTCCATAATTAGCTGATCACCAGGCTGAACTGTTTTTCTAAATTTCACATTGTCAATTCCGGTAAAAAAGACAAGTTTATTCCCAACCTCTTGTTGC from Calditrichota bacterium carries:
- a CDS encoding lipoate--protein ligase family protein, whose protein sequence is MLPFTSLRVIPFQYFTGLENMALDLLFAEQVGHDQKPILRFYGWNPFCLSLGRHQNLNNVDIEAIDKNKIDIVRRPTGGSAILHAQELTYSFIIPRGYITHHEIYEIFHILLAGALKDIGFDVALSTTKKDNNYLNKGDSTFACFNRAAKSEIQLKGKKVVGSAQKIYKKSILQHGSIIIGREHEKIINYIRTDSGNKEGQTELLKHNSTNLENINKKKISEVEISSALSESFFDKYKIPIHYKYPTKSEKKEAEKFNSQLFIPNQYQS
- the recJ gene encoding single-stranded-DNA-specific exonuclease RecJ; its protein translation is MLFEWISQPVKDVVLDTSNFDKQPPPVITQILCQREIDSENKFKKFIKPQLSDLYDPFLMNGMQRAVDRVVAALESGEKILIYGDYDVDGVTSVSILYQAIHSLGGKVDFYIPDRLSEGYGLSIAGIEKAVKKKTSLIITVDCGITANNEIAYAQLKGIDTIICDHHELVAEKPDAFAILDPKLKECKYPFKELAGCGVAFKLLQGLCEVLQIEKDFLYQFLDLVALGTAADIVDLRFENRTMVKYGLELINSKPSYGIEALLKTCGLVKQKITVNLIVFLLAPRLNAVGRISNAKKAVHLLTSSSPQQAKNIAQILDSENKRRKDIDEETLKEAEEQIARDHNLEKDCVLVLAKENWHLGVLGIIASRILEKYNRPAVLISINDGIGKGSARSKANFSIFDACNNLSEYLISYGGHECAAGLTIEAGKIDIFRKKINEIATNTVDVNNSLPTLNIDSFVSLNEFTGSFLKWLDWLAPFGPKNMRPVFVTKNIDISGNIIIIGGNHLKFKVKQNGVVIDAIAFNMAKYQSVLEQENIKINCAYVIEESNWHGQVTIQLRIKDFEVSDGTE
- the rseP gene encoding RIP metalloprotease RseP encodes the protein MSFLGIVAVIFAFSILVLIHELGHYLAARWMGVRVEKFSIGFPPTILSKKVGDTEFSIGAIPLGGYVKMAGFIDENMDSEISGAEDEYSSKPVWKRIIIISAGVIMNLLLAIGLYTFVNYSQGEIVTPITNLKVQGESGIAQKIGFLDGDKIIKINNEYIDTWKQLSYAFFNNIENDIEFEVLRDNETTTLFYKKEWISEKNSEMLNISPIFPATVREVTPGDPAEKTGLKPRDTIIELDDKAISNWGEMTEIIKKNANNSISIKWKRGEEVFSGMVTPKKIHSVDDKGIDKSYGLIGVSLYYEQIKNPVSFAKALKMGIAEPFQMIYMNFVGLKLLVTGVKSAEDTVGGPGTIAVMLSDAANRGWVTYVRFIALLSSVLAFFNTLPIPALDGGHLAFLVVEGIMGRPLSIKTRIVIQQVGMAFLLFLIIFVLYVDINRYF
- a CDS encoding DUF4115 domain-containing protein, which codes for MEQNEEYGNLFEHLKKIRLKKNISLKTIAQDSRIQLSYLEAIESGEFEKIPEVYDKLFFQTYISYLNVDEPEKYLAEFKALRKEIYYPTPTTTIQRIKTTREKNNSIFNLRTLFFAGPVVLIVIILGFLAWNSKLTGDSSEEKVKELPVRKIVAEIEAKEQAKIDSVKEVTREINNTSNVIIDVSAVDTTWLRFIKDKKDTLEYTLYTGNTINISADSVVQFLIGNASGLEFNINGENKGALGNEGEVISYMAVTPEGIRDIRKKIINKQEVVNDTTNID
- a CDS encoding thioredoxin; the encoded protein is MTSKKITKNNTELLYGQINKEQLYFDYPVWLEQENVYKPNEEELKNIQGYDKDINIYIFLGTWCGDSRRNVPKFFKAIKGNSHFKTILWAVDRKKKLDNDLIEKYNIKRVPTFIFEKDGVELGRIIENPKKTIEADIQDILLLKK
- the lpxA gene encoding acyl-ACP--UDP-N-acetylglucosamine O-acyltransferase, with protein sequence MTQIHPSAIVSENADIGNDVSIGPYSIIENDVKINDGCQIASHVLISSGTELGKGCKISKGAVLGTDPQDLKFEDEKTFLQIGNNTTIREFATLNRATTHSYYTRIGDNCLIMAYAHVAHDCQIGNNVVLANSVNLAGHVIIEDFVGIGGLTPVHQFVKIGTQSFIGGGLRIPKDVPPYILAMGEPLKFAGLNKIGMQRRGFSADSLSAIREAYKILYRQNNTTKEAIKLISEKFSDTPEVMHLVDFLKSCDRGIIR